A genomic segment from Dechloromonas denitrificans encodes:
- a CDS encoding SDR family NAD(P)-dependent oxidoreductase: protein MPPSTKIAVVTGASSGIGSVYADRLARRGYDLLLVARRGERLQSLAARLEQACGIKAETLVADLEREDDLTRLETVLAANPAIRVLVNNAGVARLSPVAETPIKDSLSQIALNITALTRLTHAILPAFKERNDGVIINIASALSLHALPVSSVYSGTKGFVLNFSRGLQQELANTGIRIQVVLPAATATDLWDIAGVPLVALAPETVMSVEHLVDAALAGFDLGELVTLPSMADPGLWDRFDAARTELFAAMQTSQPAPRLLSLSATQPSI from the coding sequence ATGCCCCCATCTACAAAAATCGCTGTTGTTACCGGCGCCTCTTCCGGCATCGGATCGGTCTATGCCGATCGTCTGGCCCGCCGAGGCTATGACCTCCTGCTCGTCGCCAGGCGCGGCGAGCGCCTGCAGAGTCTCGCCGCAAGGCTTGAGCAGGCTTGCGGCATCAAGGCTGAAACGCTCGTCGCAGACCTTGAGAGGGAAGACGATCTGACGCGTCTGGAAACCGTGCTCGCCGCTAATCCCGCCATCCGGGTATTGGTCAACAACGCCGGTGTTGCCAGATTGAGCCCTGTTGCCGAAACACCGATCAAAGACTCGTTGTCGCAGATTGCATTGAACATCACGGCGCTGACCCGCCTGACGCATGCCATCCTGCCTGCGTTCAAGGAACGCAACGATGGTGTCATTATCAACATCGCCTCGGCATTGTCGTTGCATGCGCTGCCGGTGAGCTCCGTGTATAGCGGCACCAAGGGTTTCGTGCTCAATTTCAGTCGCGGTCTGCAGCAGGAGCTGGCGAATACCGGCATCCGGATTCAAGTGGTGCTGCCTGCTGCCACCGCCACCGACCTGTGGGATATCGCTGGCGTGCCGCTGGTCGCATTGGCGCCTGAAACGGTGATGTCGGTCGAGCATCTCGTCGATGCAGCCCTGGCCGGTTTCGACCTGGGCGAGTTGGTCACTTTGCCGTCCATGGCTGATCCCGGTCTCTGGGATCGATTCGACGCGGCGCGCACGGAGCTCTTTGCCGCAATGCAAACCAGTCAGCCTGCACCACGCCTGCTTTCGCTGTCAGCAACGCAACCTTCCATCTGA
- a CDS encoding NADP-dependent oxidoreductase: MKAQTMKALTFKRYGKSPEIGIADVPLPTLKADELLVQVHAASVNPIDNMITTGMFKPVLHFQLPATLGSDLAGVVTKVGSNVTRFKPGDAIFANIFDLGTGAIAEFAVVPEHLAALKPANLDFVQAASIPMVGLTSWQALRERATLRAGQKVFIPAGSGGIGTFAIQLAKHLGAKVGTTTSTGNVELVLSLGADEVVDYKRQAFEKVLRGYDAVLGTVRGDAIEKSLGIVKPGGAIVSLVGPLDAAFARARQLNFVLRFVFGLMSRKIMRLAKKRDISYSFLFTRPDGTQLGEIGKLLEADRIRPVIDQVFPFEQAQDALAYLAQGHAKGKVVIQLC; this comes from the coding sequence ATGAAAGCCCAAACAATGAAAGCACTCACCTTCAAACGCTATGGCAAGTCGCCCGAAATCGGTATTGCCGATGTTCCCCTTCCCACGCTGAAGGCCGATGAGCTGCTGGTACAAGTCCACGCTGCGAGTGTGAACCCCATCGACAACATGATCACGACGGGAATGTTCAAGCCGGTCCTGCATTTTCAACTGCCGGCCACGCTGGGCAGCGATCTGGCCGGTGTTGTAACCAAGGTCGGCAGCAACGTGACCCGCTTCAAGCCGGGTGATGCCATCTTCGCCAATATCTTCGATCTGGGTACCGGCGCTATCGCCGAGTTCGCGGTGGTGCCTGAGCATCTTGCCGCGCTTAAACCAGCCAATCTCGATTTCGTGCAGGCGGCATCGATCCCGATGGTTGGACTCACCTCGTGGCAAGCGCTGCGGGAGCGTGCCACGCTTCGGGCCGGGCAGAAGGTGTTCATCCCGGCGGGTTCCGGCGGTATTGGCACATTTGCCATCCAGTTGGCCAAGCATCTCGGTGCCAAGGTGGGAACGACGACCAGTACGGGAAACGTCGAACTGGTGCTCAGCCTCGGTGCTGATGAGGTGGTCGACTACAAGAGGCAGGCATTCGAGAAGGTACTGCGCGGCTACGATGCAGTACTCGGTACGGTCAGGGGGGATGCGATCGAGAAATCGCTCGGCATCGTCAAGCCGGGGGGCGCCATCGTTTCCCTGGTTGGTCCGCTGGATGCCGCATTTGCTCGTGCTCGACAGCTCAACTTCGTCCTGAGATTCGTGTTCGGTTTGATGAGCCGCAAGATCATGCGGCTGGCCAAAAAGCGGGACATTTCCTACTCATTTCTGTTCACGCGCCCCGATGGCACCCAACTCGGCGAAATCGGCAAACTTCTCGAAGCCGACCGTATCCGGCCGGTGATCGACCAGGTGTTTCCGTTTGAGCAAGCACAGGATGCTCTGGCCTATCTTGCCCAGGGGCATGCCAAGGGCAAGGTTGTCATCCAACTGTGTTGA
- a CDS encoding alpha/beta fold hydrolase, producing the protein MGKNDIGTTLVAPQMSNMKWKDVPTRTIDVNGVPFAYRELGPDSGVPLIFLHHLMAVLDDWDPRVIDGIAVQRRVIAFDNRGVGASGGLVPSTIEKMGRDAIAFIRGLGYKQVDLLGFSLGGGVAQMITLQAPDLVRRMILAGTGPRGGGGIDEINRVAVIAYLKAALTLSDPRNFLFFPRTPEGKRAAKDYFARLKERNENRDKPISLQARRAQLQAIRTAGLSAPDDLSVIKQPVFVANGDRDLMVASSLSADMARRLPNAQLTIYPDAGHGGVFQHHRAFVPAVLGFLAD; encoded by the coding sequence ATGGGCAAGAACGATATCGGGACCACCTTGGTGGCGCCTCAGATGAGCAATATGAAGTGGAAAGATGTCCCGACCCGCACGATTGATGTCAACGGCGTGCCTTTCGCCTATCGCGAACTTGGCCCCGATTCTGGTGTGCCGCTGATCTTCCTGCACCATCTGATGGCGGTGCTCGATGACTGGGATCCGCGGGTGATCGACGGCATTGCCGTCCAGCGTCGGGTGATCGCCTTTGACAACCGCGGGGTCGGTGCTTCAGGAGGATTGGTGCCGTCGACCATCGAGAAAATGGGGCGGGATGCCATCGCCTTCATCCGGGGCCTGGGATACAAGCAGGTCGACCTGCTCGGTTTTTCCCTGGGCGGTGGTGTCGCACAAATGATTACCTTGCAGGCTCCCGACCTGGTACGTCGGATGATCCTGGCCGGAACCGGGCCTCGGGGCGGCGGCGGGATCGACGAGATCAACCGAGTTGCAGTCATCGCTTATCTCAAGGCGGCGCTGACGCTGAGCGATCCGAGGAACTTCCTGTTTTTCCCCCGCACCCCGGAGGGCAAGCGTGCCGCCAAAGACTATTTCGCCCGGCTGAAGGAGCGTAACGAGAACCGCGACAAGCCGATTTCCCTGCAGGCCCGACGGGCGCAGTTACAGGCGATTAGAACGGCAGGGCTGAGTGCGCCCGATGATCTCTCGGTCATCAAGCAACCCGTTTTCGTCGCCAATGGCGACCGTGACCTGATGGTGGCCAGCAGTCTTTCGGCCGACATGGCGCGCCGTTTGCCAAATGCCCAGCTGACGATCTATCCGGATGCCGGACACGGTGGCGTCTTTCAGCACCATCGGGCCTTTGTCCCTGCGGTTCTGGGCTTCCTCGCCGACTGA
- a CDS encoding winged helix-turn-helix transcriptional regulator — MNNKNTCNDPCPIARSLAFLGDAWSILILRDANGGLTRFDQFRKSLGIAPTMLTRRLATLTEEGLLEKRRYSEHPPREEYLLTAAGRDFLPVLFMIGSWGRQYRGSGKLVRFLDAETGTEIKAVAVDEVTGAKIGTRPMRMVTPDES; from the coding sequence ATGAACAATAAAAATACTTGCAATGACCCCTGTCCGATCGCGCGCAGCCTCGCTTTCCTGGGTGACGCATGGAGCATCCTGATCCTGCGCGATGCCAATGGCGGGCTGACACGCTTTGACCAGTTCCGGAAAAGCTTGGGCATCGCCCCAACGATGCTGACCCGCCGGCTGGCGACACTGACGGAGGAAGGGCTGCTGGAGAAACGGCGTTACTCGGAACATCCACCGCGCGAGGAATATCTGCTGACGGCTGCCGGTCGCGATTTCCTGCCGGTACTCTTCATGATTGGCAGTTGGGGACGCCAATACCGGGGTAGCGGCAAGCTGGTCCGTTTCCTGGATGCTGAAACGGGAACCGAAATTAAAGCCGTGGCGGTCGATGAAGTGACCGGTGCGAAGATCGGGACTCGTCCCATGCGCATGGTCACGCCAGATGAAAGCTGA